The following is a genomic window from Bacteroidales bacterium.
CCGTTTGAATCAGAGGTTTTTGGTTTAACTAGAATCAGCACCCCGTTGTTTGAGCCCTTCTGCCCTATTCCCCATTTCTCGCCAAGACGCTGTGCATAGTCCGATTTATCATATCCCGATAACGTCTTAACAATCACAATTGCAATCTGGGTTGTTGTTGAATCGTTAAATGAAACAAGTTTACGCTCAAGACTATTTATCTCATTAGCTGTAAGTAAGCCGGCAAAATCATTAACAAGTCTTGGAGGATTTGGCCTGTCGGGAATATCCTGAGCAAAGATAAAACCTGAATTTACTGTGAAAAAAATAACAGTAAGGGCGAGTAATTTAGTCAGTCTGTTTCTCATATAAATTACTCTCCTTTTAGTTTATCAAATGAGATCTCATCCGGAAGTTCATTAACATCATCCTTTTTAAACGGGAAATGAGTTTGAAGCTGTTTCCCGGCCATTAATATGCCTTCCGACAAACCTTCAGTAAATTTTTCTTCCTTAAAATTCTTTACTAGCAGTTCACTGATCTCATTCCAGAAACCGGCGGGAACCTTTGAGTTAATACCTGCATCGCCTATAATAGCGAATTTCCTGTCGCTGACAGCAAGATAAAACAGTACCCCGTTTCTTTCATCTGTTTTATGCATCCCGAGTTTTTTGAATACCCAGGCAGCTCTGTCGAGGACATCTCCTGTGAGTGATGTTTCAATGTGAACCCTGATCTCTCCGGAAGTCTCTTTTTCAGCCTCCTTAACAGAAGCAAGAATCAGAGCCTGCTGCTCTTTTGTAAAGAACGATGAAGCATTCATTTAATATGTATAAATTAGATTAGAAAGTAACAACAGGTGCTTTTTCAGCTCCTTCGGAAGCTTCAAAATAAGGTTTTGCAGCAAATCCGAACATCCCGGCTATGAAGTTTTGAGGAAACCTTTTGATATAAGTATTGAATCCCTGTGCTACTTCATTGAATTTCCTTCTTTCAACAGAAATCCTGTTCTCAGTACCTTCAAGTTCAACCTGGAGATCCCTGAAATTCTGAGTTGCTTTTAATTCCGGATATTGCTCCATAACAACCATCAGTCTGCCCAAAGCAGATGAAACCTGGCCCTGAGCCTGCTGGAACTGTGCCATGCTTTCAGGAGTCATTTTTGTAGGATCAATAGTTACTGAAGTAGCCTTTGCTCTTGCCTCAATAACCTGTGTAAGAGTAGTCTGTTCAAAGTTAGCTGCGCCTTTAACAGTATTCACAAAGTTCGGAATAAGATCAGATCTGCGCTGATACGATGTTTCAACATTTCCCCACTGACTTGTTACACCCTCATTCATGGTAACCATTGTGTTATACACTCTGGTTCCCCAGATAACGACGGATAAAACTATCAGTGCCAGAACTGCACCTATAATAATTGATATCAAACAACCTTTTTTCATTTTTATGATTTTAATATTTCATCAAAGGTAATACATATGAACCTTATTAGCCAAATGATTAAAAAAAATATTGCGCGGGGCACAGAGCAAGTGGCATGGTGCACAGGGCGCAGGGCACATTGTACAGAGTGCAGAGCATCCGGTATTTCTTCGGAGTTTCATAAAATTGACTAATTTTGGATTGAAAAATTAAACAAAACATGAAGACTATTGCGATTGTTGCCGGAGGTGATTCCTCTGAATTTGAAGTATCTGTTAAAAGTGCAGGTGAAGTAGAAAAAATTCTATCAGGGAGATATATTGTATACCTGATAATGATGAGAGGCACAAACTGGTACTGGGAAGATCAGAAAGGCAGGTATCATAATATCGACAAGAATGACTTTTCGCTGGTCACAGATGAGCACAGGATCAGGTTCGACGGCGTTTTCATTGCTATACACGGTACTCCGGGGGAGAATGGATACATTCAGGGATATTTCGACATGATGAGTATTCCATATACCAGCTGCGGCGCATTCTGTTCTGCCCTTACCTTTAACAAGCAGGCCTGTAAACTATTCCTGAAAGAATATAATATCCCGATGGCTAATGCAATCCTTTTCCGAAAGGGTGACAGCCTTGATCCGGTAAACATTATAAAAAGAACCGGACTCCCCTGTTTTGTGAAACCTAACGACAGCGGATCAAGTTTTGGAGTTACCAAGGTGAAGCAAAAGGAAGATCTTATGTCAGCTATAGAGACAGCTTTCAGGGAGAGCAATGAGGTTATGATTGAGGCCTTTATGAAGGGCAGGGAAGTTGCATGCGGGGTAGTGAAAACAAGAAACAAGACGATTGTCCTTCCTGTAACAGAGATAATAAGCAAGAACGAATTCTTCGATTACGAGGCAAAATATACTCCCGGGATGTCGGATGAAGTTACACCTGCAAACATGCCTTCAAATATCACCAATGAGATTCAGCGACTCAGCCTGTTAATCTGCGATCTGCTTGGATGCAAGGGAATTGTAAGAGTCGATTTTATTGTAATTAATGATAAACCTTTCTTCCTCGAAATCAATACAATCCCCGGAATGACGAAAGAGAGCCTTATTCCCAAGCAGGCAGATGCAGCAGAGATCAGCCACGAAGAACTCTATTCGATGGTTGTGGAGAATATGTTTGAGTAAAGGCGCAGGGCACAGGGCGCAGGGCAGGATTTGCTCTGTGCTCTGTGCTCTATGCTCTGAGCTACCTTCCTTTCGCCATTTTCAACCCGCTGGTAGTTGTATAGTACTTGGTAATCATATTCGGTACTTCCCACTCAGGCAGTTTTCCGGCATTCATATACTCAAGGAATTTGGCAGTTACCTGTCCGAAGTGCTCTTCATGGGTAACTCTGTATTTCTTTGGAACAGAGATTTTGAGTGCACTTTTGCCAACTGCCTCAACCTGCAGACTATCATATGGTAATGAACCCACAACTTCTTTTAGCTTAGTTGTAAAGTCAGCTATTTTTGCTCCCTTAATATTCTCTATATAAAGTGTAGGCAGAAATTTTTCCTCAGCTCCCTGTTTAATTACCAGGTCGCAATTTGTTCCGTGCATAACTGAATAGTGTGTATCACCACCTCCCGGAGGAGCCTGATATTTCCATTCAACAGAGACTTTTGCATATACACCTTTAATCTGGTAGGTCATCTCTCCATTTGCATAGACGTTAAGTTTTCCGTCTTTCACATCTTTCTGAAGATAATCAGGATATGTTTCAAGATTTGTAACACCCTTAAACTCTTCAGGTGAGATTAGTGTTGGCCATCTTTTTGCAGCTTCCATTTTGATATCAGCCGGACTGAGGATCTGATCAGGGAAACATTCCCACTGTACGAGGTCGACAAGATGTGTTGTAACATCAACAATACCCTCACCCTGCTGTTCAACATCGAAGAACCATGCCGGACGAAGAAGGGGTGTGCCAGACACTATCTTTGAGAAATGATGCACACTGACCTTAGTAACTGCAGGATCTTCCTTTGTTCCGGGTTTAAGTGTTCCGAATACCTCAGGCTTCTGAGAAAGCAATTTCTGAAGTATTGTTGTTACTTCAAAGCGCTCTGTCATAATATCATATAACAAAACACCTTTCTCCTTTGCTGTAGCGAACGCTGTTTCAAGAGCCTGAAAATCATCAGGTGAGATTATCATTGGCTTATCAGCCAGTACGTTAAGTCCGGCATTAATCGACTTTGTTATATACTCAGCTTTCTTCCTGTTATTTCCTGAAAGGACAACAACATTACCTGCCTTTTCAGAGAGCATTTTTTCAAAGAAATCTGTACCGGTATAAACTATCTCGTTCCATTTTGTAGGATCTGCCGTACGGGTGTTATAGGAGTTTATTCTGTTAAGATGCTGCTGATAATCCGGCCCTTCCGGAGCATAAACATGAACGTCGGGCGACACCTGATCGTACATAATTTTCTGTACCAGGGCGGCATGAAAATGGCCCGGGTCGACAGTAAGCAGATTTACCTGGTATGTTTTTTCCATTGTCTCAGAGGATTTGTCAGTTTGCTTTGAGCCTCCTGATCCACAGGAAGTGATAATCGACGCACAAAGAATTAAGAAAGAGAGATTTTTCATAGTTTCAATATTTCGTTTGATTTTAGTTTTTCATGCCACCAAGTCACCAAGGCTCAAAGAAACACCAATTATTTTAATTGTTTTCTTGGTGATCCTTTGTGTCTTAGAGTCTTGGTGGCAATTTTTTTATCATCATTTACTAATAACTTTTACCTGTGGCGGATAAGCGAAATCATTCCATATTCTGTCACCAGCTGACTTGTCAATTTTGCCATCATAAATCAGCATTCTGTATTTGAGTCTGTAAATCTTACCCGGGTCAAGTGCCCAGTCGGTAAACCTGGTCGGGCAAAACTCGAAGTAAACATCTCCCCTTCCATTCTGTGATTCGGGCCAAACTCTCATTGGTTCAGGATGAGCTCTGTTCTCAGGATGTGAAAAAAAGGTAATCCCCGACTGACCATTCTCTTTGAACGCGCCATTCAGATCGGCCCATCGGGCATGAGAACCGTCGGCAGTGACGCGTGTTTTTCCTTCTGAGGTAAGAACTGTACTGTTATCCTTATTCCATTCTGCCGTTGCCCTGAAACCTATTCCGCCTGCATATCTGTATGCCTCGAAGACTATTGTGGAATCACCAGCAACCGTAAGGAATGTGGTGAAATCGACCAGCCAGGCTTTTATCCCGGCAACAGGTTCGGCATTCCATGCCCTGATATCCCATATTTCATTCATAGTCAGCTCTTCAGGTTTTTTTCCTCGGAAATCGATATGTTCCTGGCGGACAGAAAAACCACCGTAAACAGGACCATTTACAGTTGAATTAATACCTTCAAATCTTACAGTTCCCTGTTTGGATCCAAGATTCCAGAAGTCAGTAACATGATCACGGATCTTAACCTTGGTCCAGGGATTCCAGATCCCGAAATGGTGATAATGATCCGGGGCATCTATTCTTGTAAGAACATTACCGGAAGGTGACACTACAGGATGTATAAATCCGCTTCTCCTGTAGGCAGTATCAACTTTTGCCGGTGGGTAATGAACGGCAGTCTGATAATTAAGAATTTCTGAATTACTATTTCTCAGTATTATCCCGGTTGCAGTTACATCGGCTGTAATTTTATTTTCAAAACTGTTATTGGTGTTTTGGTACAGGAAGTACTCCCTTGATTTTCCGGGAGCAGTAGTACCATCAAGTACAAACCACAGCAATGTATTGTAACCTGGTTCAATCTGAAATGGCTTCTCAATAAGTTTACCATTTACTTTTTCTACCAGCTGATATGATAAAGTATCAATGAGTATGGTTCCTGTTAACCCGGCACTTACAGGGGTGTTTATCCTTTGGAATGCTCCGGATTCCACCGTGAAATGCAGGACTTCTTTTTTCTGAGCTCCGGCAAAAAATGTGACACTAATTAAAAGGATTACCAGAAAAATTAATCTCTTCATAATCAGGATTATTTAGAATACTTTTTTACTGCATTTATAAACGCTTCAATATTTACATTCTGCACATCGGGTGGCATCCCTCCGCCC
Proteins encoded in this region:
- a CDS encoding TPM domain-containing protein, encoding MNASSFFTKEQQALILASVKEAEKETSGEIRVHIETSLTGDVLDRAAWVFKKLGMHKTDERNGVLFYLAVSDRKFAIIGDAGINSKVPAGFWNEISELLVKNFKEEKFTEGLSEGILMAGKQLQTHFPFKKDDVNELPDEISFDKLKGE
- a CDS encoding PmoA family protein encodes the protein MKRLIFLVILLISVTFFAGAQKKEVLHFTVESGAFQRINTPVSAGLTGTILIDTLSYQLVEKVNGKLIEKPFQIEPGYNTLLWFVLDGTTAPGKSREYFLYQNTNNSFENKITADVTATGIILRNSNSEILNYQTAVHYPPAKVDTAYRRSGFIHPVVSPSGNVLTRIDAPDHYHHFGIWNPWTKVKIRDHVTDFWNLGSKQGTVRFEGINSTVNGPVYGGFSVRQEHIDFRGKKPEELTMNEIWDIRAWNAEPVAGIKAWLVDFTTFLTVAGDSTIVFEAYRYAGGIGFRATAEWNKDNSTVLTSEGKTRVTADGSHARWADLNGAFKENGQSGITFFSHPENRAHPEPMRVWPESQNGRGDVYFEFCPTRFTDWALDPGKIYRLKYRMLIYDGKIDKSAGDRIWNDFAYPPQVKVISK
- a CDS encoding D-alanine--D-alanine ligase; translated protein: MKTIAIVAGGDSSEFEVSVKSAGEVEKILSGRYIVYLIMMRGTNWYWEDQKGRYHNIDKNDFSLVTDEHRIRFDGVFIAIHGTPGENGYIQGYFDMMSIPYTSCGAFCSALTFNKQACKLFLKEYNIPMANAILFRKGDSLDPVNIIKRTGLPCFVKPNDSGSSFGVTKVKQKEDLMSAIETAFRESNEVMIEAFMKGREVACGVVKTRNKTIVLPVTEIISKNEFFDYEAKYTPGMSDEVTPANMPSNITNEIQRLSLLICDLLGCKGIVRVDFIVINDKPFFLEINTIPGMTKESLIPKQADAAEISHEELYSMVVENMFE
- a CDS encoding LemA family protein, whose amino-acid sequence is MKKGCLISIIIGAVLALIVLSVVIWGTRVYNTMVTMNEGVTSQWGNVETSYQRRSDLIPNFVNTVKGAANFEQTTLTQVIEARAKATSVTIDPTKMTPESMAQFQQAQGQVSSALGRLMVVMEQYPELKATQNFRDLQVELEGTENRISVERRKFNEVAQGFNTYIKRFPQNFIAGMFGFAAKPYFEASEGAEKAPVVTF
- a CDS encoding Gfo/Idh/MocA family oxidoreductase gives rise to the protein MKNLSFLILCASIITSCGSGGSKQTDKSSETMEKTYQVNLLTVDPGHFHAALVQKIMYDQVSPDVHVYAPEGPDYQQHLNRINSYNTRTADPTKWNEIVYTGTDFFEKMLSEKAGNVVVLSGNNRKKAEYITKSINAGLNVLADKPMIISPDDFQALETAFATAKEKGVLLYDIMTERFEVTTILQKLLSQKPEVFGTLKPGTKEDPAVTKVSVHHFSKIVSGTPLLRPAWFFDVEQQGEGIVDVTTHLVDLVQWECFPDQILSPADIKMEAAKRWPTLISPEEFKGVTNLETYPDYLQKDVKDGKLNVYANGEMTYQIKGVYAKVSVEWKYQAPPGGGDTHYSVMHGTNCDLVIKQGAEEKFLPTLYIENIKGAKIADFTTKLKEVVGSLPYDSLQVEAVGKSALKISVPKKYRVTHEEHFGQVTAKFLEYMNAGKLPEWEVPNMITKYYTTTSGLKMAKGR